The following proteins come from a genomic window of bacterium:
- a CDS encoding AAA family ATPase, producing MTVNAAEALQRAQSRAYEAGHAELEPLHLLWALLSESGVAGSALRGLELDPQLVLRTVEGELSSLPTVEMKDVPSPSRDLQQVLLEAQSIATKRSGGMVGTRELLLALARGSGRAGSVLKTFDVTGDKLERALESIGAAGSYQGDEEGDAGHESALDRYARDLCAAARAGKIDPVIGRDDEIRRVVQILSRRTKNNPVLIGSPGVGKTAVAEGLARRLVAGDVPAGLRGKTLYTLDMGALLAGAKYRGEFEDRLKSVIKEVTEREGEVLLFIDEMHTLVGAGAAEGAMDASNILKPALARGELHCIGATTIEEFRRDIEKDPALERRFQPVMIEEPTREQAVAILRGLKEKYEVHHGIRVSDSAIVAAVDLSSRYISDRMLPDKAIDLMDEAASELRMEIDSVPADVDVLQRRRDQLEMEKLALENETEKQAVARRKSIERQLAEMQDELETIKARWEQEKEVIDGIRKLQEEQERLGTEIEDAQRVGDLARASQLKYGRARELAAESEAARGRLASVQGEHPLLREEVDEQDIARLVAKWTGIPAQRLVEDESAKLRELEARIATRVVGQDLAVAQVARTVRRSRAGLTDRNRPLGSFLFLGPTGVGKTELVKTLAAELFGDEGHMVRLDMSEYMERHSVARMIGAPPGYVGFESGGQLTEAVRRHPYTVILLDEVEKAHPEVMNVLLQLLDDGRLTDGKGRVVDFRNTLVVMTSNLCQDERYAPRADLDEAGRREQEQELLQALSPHFRPEFLNRVDAVVRFDALSRGLIRRIVGLELAKVDRSLREQSIRLVWTDAAVDRLAELGYDPQFGARPVKRVIQREVQDRLADGILAGDVLPEQEVELDVVDGEFTLSSVLTGDVKTGEA from the coding sequence ATGACCGTCAACGCCGCCGAGGCCCTTCAGAGGGCCCAGTCGCGCGCCTACGAAGCCGGACACGCCGAGCTGGAGCCCCTGCACCTGCTGTGGGCCCTGCTGTCCGAGTCCGGCGTGGCCGGCAGCGCCCTGCGCGGTCTCGAGCTGGATCCCCAGCTCGTCCTGCGTACGGTCGAGGGCGAGCTGTCCAGCCTGCCGACCGTCGAGATGAAGGACGTGCCCTCGCCCAGCCGCGACCTGCAGCAGGTGTTGCTCGAGGCGCAGTCCATCGCGACCAAGCGGTCGGGCGGCATGGTGGGTACGCGCGAACTGCTGCTGGCGCTGGCGCGGGGCAGCGGTCGTGCGGGCAGTGTCTTGAAGACCTTCGACGTCACCGGCGACAAGCTCGAGCGCGCCCTGGAATCCATCGGCGCGGCCGGCTCCTACCAGGGTGACGAGGAGGGCGATGCCGGCCACGAGTCCGCCCTCGACCGCTATGCCCGCGACCTCTGCGCCGCCGCGCGCGCCGGCAAGATCGATCCCGTGATCGGGCGAGACGACGAGATCCGTCGCGTCGTGCAGATCCTCAGCCGCCGCACCAAGAACAACCCCGTGCTGATCGGCAGCCCCGGCGTGGGCAAGACCGCCGTGGCCGAGGGACTGGCGCGCCGTCTGGTGGCGGGCGACGTGCCCGCCGGGCTGCGCGGCAAGACCCTCTACACCCTGGACATGGGCGCTCTGCTGGCCGGCGCCAAGTATCGCGGCGAGTTCGAGGACCGCCTGAAGTCCGTCATCAAGGAAGTGACCGAGCGCGAGGGCGAGGTGCTCCTGTTCATCGACGAGATGCACACGCTGGTGGGCGCGGGCGCCGCCGAGGGCGCCATGGACGCCTCGAACATCCTCAAGCCCGCCCTGGCGCGCGGCGAGCTGCACTGCATAGGCGCCACGACCATCGAGGAGTTCCGCCGCGACATCGAGAAGGACCCGGCGCTGGAACGCCGCTTCCAGCCGGTGATGATCGAGGAGCCGACCCGCGAGCAGGCCGTCGCCATCCTGCGCGGGCTGAAGGAGAAGTACGAGGTGCACCACGGCATCCGCGTGTCGGATTCGGCCATCGTGGCGGCGGTAGACCTGTCCAGCCGCTACATCAGCGATCGCATGCTGCCGGACAAGGCCATCGACCTGATGGACGAGGCCGCCTCGGAGCTGCGCATGGAGATCGACTCGGTGCCCGCCGACGTGGACGTGCTGCAGCGCCGCCGCGACCAGCTCGAGATGGAGAAGCTGGCGCTGGAGAACGAGACCGAGAAGCAGGCCGTCGCCCGGCGCAAATCGATCGAGCGTCAGCTCGCCGAGATGCAGGACGAGCTCGAGACCATCAAGGCGCGCTGGGAGCAGGAGAAGGAGGTCATCGACGGCATCCGCAAGCTGCAGGAGGAGCAGGAGCGTCTCGGCACGGAGATCGAGGACGCCCAGCGCGTCGGCGATCTCGCGCGGGCGTCGCAGCTGAAATACGGCCGCGCCAGGGAGCTGGCCGCGGAGAGCGAAGCCGCGCGCGGGCGCCTGGCCTCGGTGCAGGGCGAGCACCCCCTGCTGCGCGAGGAGGTCGACGAACAGGACATCGCGCGGCTGGTGGCCAAGTGGACGGGCATTCCGGCCCAGCGCCTGGTCGAGGACGAGAGCGCCAAGCTGCGCGAGCTGGAGGCGCGCATCGCCACCCGCGTCGTGGGCCAGGACCTCGCCGTGGCCCAGGTGGCGCGCACGGTGCGGCGTTCGCGCGCCGGTCTGACCGACCGCAACCGCCCCCTCGGCTCCTTCCTCTTCCTCGGCCCGACCGGCGTGGGCAAGACGGAGCTGGTGAAGACCCTGGCCGCCGAGCTCTTCGGCGACGAGGGACACATGGTCCGCCTGGACATGTCCGAGTACATGGAGCGCCATAGCGTGGCCCGCATGATCGGCGCGCCGCCGGGCTACGTGGGCTTCGAATCCGGCGGCCAGCTGACCGAGGCCGTGCGCCGCCACCCCTACACGGTGATCCTGCTGGACGAGGTGGAGAAGGCCCACCCCGAGGTGATGAACGTCCTGCTGCAGCTGCTCGACGACGGCCGACTGACCGACGGCAAGGGCCGCGTGGTGGACTTCCGCAACACACTGGTGGTGATGACCAGCAACCTCTGCCAGGACGAGCGTTACGCCCCCCGCGCGGATCTGGACGAGGCCGGCCGCCGCGAGCAGGAGCAGGAGCTGCTGCAGGCCCTGTCGCCGCACTTCCGGCCGGAGTTCCTCAACCGCGTGGACGCGGTGGTGCGCTTCGACGCCCTGAGCCGCGGGCTCATCCGCCGCATCGTGGGGCTGGAGCTGGCCAAGGTGGACCGCAGCCTGCGCGAGCAGTCGATCCGCCTGGTCTGGACCGACGCCGCCGTGGACAGGCTGGCCGAACTGGGCTACGACCCGCAGTTCGGCGCGCGGCCGGTGAAGCGCGTCATCCAGCGCGAGGTGCAGGACCGCCTGGCGGACGGCATCCTGGCCGGCGACGTGCTGCCGGAGCAGGAGGTGGAACTGGACGTGGTGGACGGGGAGTTCACGCTGTCCTCCGTGCTGACGGGGGACGTGAAGACGGGCGAGGCGTGA